The DNA sequence TACCCCTGCTCTAATTCCCTTATTTTGTTATGGAATTATTAGAATAATTAATTCTATCTATCCCCAAATTCAACCTCGCTCATTTATTGAATTAGCCTACGGTTATTTACCTTTAGCCTTAATGGCAAATCTCGCTTATTATTTACAACTAGGGTTAACCGAAGCGGGGAGAATTTTACCCGTAACATGGGCAACCTTTGGCTTTGACGGCAGTAATTTACCCATTTTGGTTGCACATCCCGCAGTCATTAATTTTTTACAAGGTACAGCCTTAATTTTAGGAGTCCTTTTTGCTATCATTCTCAGTCAAAAAATTGCCCGTCAATCTTTTAAATTACTTTTACCTCAACATTTTTCTTTAATTCTATTGGGTTTTTTGTTTTGGCAAATTAACAACTAACGTTACTCACTTATTAAAAATCTCCCCTTGCCTGTGGGAGAGGGGTTGGGGGTGAGGGCAAGTCATAGTAACGAGTTTGATTGTTTTATGCTTCTAATATTTAATAAATCAGTTAAGACATTAAAAAGAAGAAAATTAATAAAATCTATTTTTCAGATGAAACAAAATTTTTCCTCTCACCAAGAAACTATATTCCTAATTTTGTCCGCCATTTTTATCGGTTGTTTAATATGCTCTAATCTAATCATTCAAAAGTTTTTTACAGCTAACATATTTTCTCTCAATTTTGAACTTTCAGTTGGTATTATTCCCTATCCTATTACTTTTCTCTGTACTGATTTAATTTCAGAAATTTACGGTAAAAATAAAGCGAATCAAGTAGTAATTGCAGGTTTTATAAGTAGCCTTTTTATTTTACTAATTATGACTATTGCCAACACAGTAGAAGCCGTTTCATGGTCTCCCATTAGTCAAGAAACATTTAATCAAGTATTTGGCTTATTTACACCAGCAGTAATCGCATCCTTATTAGCTTATTTAGTTGCTCAATTCATTGATATTAGAATGTTTCATTTTTGGAAAAATTTAACGGAAGGAAAACATTTATGGCTAAGGAATAATGGTTCAACAATTGTTTCTCAGCTTATTGATACTAGCTTAGTTTTATTAGTTTTATGTATTTTTGGCGTGATAGCTTGGGATAAATTCTCAGACTTATTTATTAACGGTTTCACTTTTAAATTATTATTTGCTCTGGCAGATACTCCTTTTTTTTACTTAGGTGTATGGTTAATTCAGCCCAAATTAGTTCATAATTAATTACCAAGATAAGTAATACCTGAGTTCGGAGTTCGGAGAGTTCGTTGCTCTCATGCACTCCCTTCGGTCGTGAACGGAGTTAAAAGTAATAATTATTGACAAAAAAGCTGAATAAATTGATTTTAAATGAGTTTTTCCTAAATTTAATAATTTTTTATTCCAAAATTGACTCGATGATAACTCTCAACGCTTTATTTTTCGATACTTTTTTCATCGAACTCAGGTAAGTAATAAATTACATCAAATGTATAAATAAAAGAATTTAGGTTTATTCTAACCAATATTTATCGATTATCACATCTTAATTATCTGTTTATACTTAATAAAAAATAATAGGATTAAATTTATTGATTGAAAAAACGTTGCATTTTTAACTAACACCAATCCCTCTAAATATTTACGTTATTTTAATAGTGACAGCAACTTAACTTTTATTTAACCAAGATTCACAATAATAAATATCAATACCATGTTGAATTAAAGGATGTTTTTGGGCATATTTTTGATAGAAAGCAATATACACAAAAAATAATATTTGTTTTCTCTTTTTTGAATTACAATTAAAACAAATAAAAAATACTTAAGTAATTTCTTAGATATTATGGCAGACGAAACTATATTGTTAAATGTCACTACAACCCTGGATCAAAATGACGGTAGTGATTT is a window from the Cyanobacterium sp. Dongsha4 genome containing:
- a CDS encoding queuosine precursor transporter, whose product is MKQNFSSHQETIFLILSAIFIGCLICSNLIIQKFFTANIFSLNFELSVGIIPYPITFLCTDLISEIYGKNKANQVVIAGFISSLFILLIMTIANTVEAVSWSPISQETFNQVFGLFTPAVIASLLAYLVAQFIDIRMFHFWKNLTEGKHLWLRNNGSTIVSQLIDTSLVLLVLCIFGVIAWDKFSDLFINGFTFKLLFALADTPFFYLGVWLIQPKLVHN